CTAATTTGTCAAGGAATCAAAGTGGTAGTTTTACGAAACTGGTCTAGTCCTTTGTTAGAAGCGTCGCTTCCTGGAGTGTGTTACTGACGCTGCCcaaagagcaaaataaaaatcatatttattttcatatcgcAGACGTGCTTTTTATCGTGATAACTTACCACCAGTCTTGACAGTATTTCATGCACACGATTCCTATTTGTAGCGGTGTTTAAAAATCTTATAAGTTTGAAATACAAGACAAAGTGCCGGATGAGCACCGCCTTTCGAGTGCTCTGTTGTCGGATTTGGGGCATTTCTGTCGAAACTGCCGCACAGAGTCTGCTGAAGTTGAAGCACGTTTTGAACATCGGAGGGTTTTCTCTGTACCCGATGTCTTGTTGTACTTGGATTTTGGGGGTTCCTGGGGTGCAGATTTTCCCGTTTGCCTCTCGCATAACATACAGATGGAAGAGACGGCACAGCTCGTTTCTTCAGAGCAGCTGAAGACATAAACTCAGGACGTTTCTACAGTCTGGATAATTCAGTGTTGGTATAGGTCttctatttaattattattatcaagaaATAATCGTTTTGAAATAAAGCTTTGCTAGTGTTGCTTCTAAAACTGCTGCCTCGCAGGTCTTATCTGGATGTTGGTATTGACGGTAGAGTCGCGGTCTTTACTAAAGCCCCATTGAAGAATCGCCTTTGAAATAACTGATTTGAAAATGTCTGAGATAAACAAAGCGACTACGACTACGCTTGTTCGGCATGTTATAAAAGCGTATCGGTGGAAAAACTCGAAATACTCCTAATTTCACGGGGATAAAACTGTCTTATTTGACAAAACTTGTCCGTCTCCTTCTTAGAAACAGCGAGTCCGGGAGTGTGTTAATGACACCGAACATAGAGCAAAATAAAtcatcagttttaaataattcagaattCATTCTTATTGGGTTACATGACCGTCAGTCTCGACTGTATTATTTACACCTTGTTTTTATCTTTACTGACGGTttaagtacatttattttagaaatagacGATGAAGTGCCGGGTGAGCACCGCCTTTCGTGTGCGCTGTTGTTGGACTCTGGGCAATTCTGTCAGAATGATCGTACAGAAAAATCTGTAACTCAACTGCATATTAAAGAGCAGGGGGTTTTCTTCGTACTTCATGTATTTGATAATCGATTCGGTGTATCTGTGAGGATCACGGGGCAGTTTTGTGCGGGGAGAAAACACAAGTGCGAGCGAGCTGTGCGGAGcggagctgcagcagcagcagcggttGAGTCTCCACGGTTCTCATGCGGCCTTGAAGTTCCGCCTGCGCGCGGAGCCGCAGACAGTCCGACAGCAGACAGAGACGCAGCGATGGCAGAAGAAGTCGCtccggcccccgccgccgcgcCGGCCAAGGCGCCCAAGAAGAAGAGCGCCGCCAAGCCCAAGAAAGCGGGCCCCAGCGTGGGAGAGCTCATCCTGCAGGCCGTGTCCGCCTCCAAGGAGCGGAGCGGCGTGTCCCTGGCCGCCCTGAAGAAGTCCCTGGCGGCCGGCGGCTACGACGTGGAGAAGAACAACTCCCGCGTCAAGCTGGCCATCAAGAGCCTGGTGACCAAGGGCACCCTGGTGCAGACCAAGGGCACCGGCGCCTCGGGCTCCTTCAAGCTCAACAAGAAGCAGGCGGAGACCAAGCCCAAGCCCGTGAAGaaagccgccgccgccgccaaaGCCAAGAAGCCGGCGGCCAAGAAACCCGCAGCGGCTAAGAAGCCAGCGGCCGCCAAGAAGTCGCCCAAGAAGGCGGCGACCAAGAAGCCAGCGGCCGCCAAGAAGTCGCCCAAGAAAGCCGCGAAGCCCGCAGCGGCCAAGAAGGCGACCAAGAGCCCCAAGAAGGCCAAGAAGCCAGCGGCGCCTAAGAAGGCGAAGAGCCCGAAGAAAGCCAAGGCAGCGAAGCCCAAGGTGGCCAAACCCAAGACGGCCAAAGCTAAGAAAGCGGCTCCCAAGAAGAAGTGAGCGATCGACCCTCGAGTTAATTTCCTACAAACCCAAAGGCTCTTCTAAGAGCCACCAGCCCTTCCGAGAGAGAGCGCAGACTTTCCTTTTCACCGCTTGAAAGCGCCGGTTCGCTCGATAGGGGGGGAGACATAATTATTTTACACAATGGGGGGGATTgagttgtattttttattaatgataCTGAAATGCGATGCTGggtaaaatgtacaaatgtaaatattctAAATACTACTGTAGAGAGTGGGTGCCCAGAGGAGGTGTAGAATTAAAAGgcctttttgttaaataaacgtCCTGATCTCCATTGAACAGCGTTGTGACTCCTTGCATCTCCTTTTCATTTAATGAATTTAGTTGAGGCGAAATGTTACATTGCACGGGGGTTTTCATTAGTGTGTGACTTGCAATTCGTGACTGCTAGTCTCGCAGCTATAGCGGACATGTGAAAAGGCGTAACGTGACAGATGTGTCACTCTAATAGCGACAATGGTGACTTTTCAATATCGAGCCCTCGCAGGCGGGTGATCCAGATTCTTATGGGAGTGGAGCTTAATTCCACTCAATGTAGCGTGGTTACTGAGAGTCAGACGGTGGTGAAATTCACTAAAATATACGTTTTTAAGCATGAAAATGACCGTTTAAGCaaagtgttttgcacattatctGTTGCAGTTTTGCTAATCGCCTGTTCTGCACAtggcctgttgtctctgtcttttctTATGCaactgtattgttgtttttttaccacttaccgtctgagagctagctaaatcgCATTTCGCTAttccatatacctgtgtatgagaatAATGCTAATACGGTTGAAActgaaaaacacatattttcTCACTCGGCCTCGGCAGCAGAGCCGCGCTCTGTGTTCGGAGTCCGAATTTCCCTCCTGCCTGTTGATTGGTGGAGACCGAGAGCGCCGCTTGGCAGCACTGATCTCTGATTGGGTGGAGAGCTTGTTCCCGTCCATCCAATCACGTTCAGCCGCGACTCTTCAAAAGCGGGGCGGCAGACAAGTTGTGATCATTGTTAGCAGTTTTCTTCAGACAAGCTTGACAGTGCAAGATGAGCGGCAGAGGAAAGACCGGCGGTAAGGCCAGAGCCAAGGCCAAGACTCGCTCTTCCAGGGCCGGACTGCAGTTCCCTGTGGGCCGTGTCCACCGGCTGCTGCGCAAGGGAAACTATGCCGAGCGGGTCGGCGCCGGAGCCCCGGTGTATCTGGCCGCGGTGCTGGAGTACCTGACCGCCGAGATCCTGGAGCTGGCTGGCAACGCCGCCCGGGACAACAAGAAGACCCGCATCATCCCCCGGCACCTGCAGCTGGCCGTCCGCAACGACGAGGAGCTGAACAAGCTGCTGGGCGGCGTGACCATCGCGCAGGGCGGCGTGCTGCCCAACATCCAGGCGGTGCTGCTGCCCAAGAAGACCGAGAAGCCGGCCAAGAGCAAGTAAACAGCCCGGCAGAGACCTCCGACTGACCCGAAAaacaaaggctcttttaagagccaccCACAGCCTCTTCAAATGAGCgagttcttgtttttattaatatgagTGCAATATTTATACACGGGTCGAAGCACGTGTGTTTTCCCCCTGAGGTTTTAGCAGTGATGTCTGTGGCTCAGAATCACAGCCGCTGTGTGGACGAGCGATTTCTGTTGCGCTCGCAAGACAGTTCATAcaatcattttctttgttcaGTTCATTCAAGTAGATTTTCGCCTTTTAATTCTAAACGAGCAGAGTAAACCGGGTTCCTTGTAGTACTTGTCATGGGGTTTAGAAGATTTGTTCTCTTCATTCACATAATTctatcacatttttattattgcataACGAGCTGTAAAGTTCAACAGAAATCGGGGTCCCTCAGCACAACACTCCTCCCCCGAGTCACAGGATGACCTTTTCCATTGCAATATATATGTGATTTAACTTCGTTCTAGTCAATTATACGATTTCATGATTTGATGGAAGTATATTCTTGTCCTGGATTATTATAGTTAAAAGAAATCAAGGTTATTGATTTCTAGGTATAAAAACGCCCTTATACTTTGATTTGACAAAACAAAGAAGATCAGAGAGGGTGTATGAACTGCGCGCTCCTTCTCAAAGTATCCAATCAGCGAGAGGCTCCCGGGGCCCTTCAGCCAATCAGGACGGGGCTGCCTGCGCATATAAACCCGAGTGCGGGCTGCTGCTCTCACTACAGTGCTGATTGTGAAGAGCAGCGAGGAAGATGGCGAGAACCAAGCAGACCGCTCGCAAGTCCACCGGCGGCAAGGCGCCCAGGAAGCAGCTGGCCACCAAGGCTGCCCGCAAGAGCGCCCCCGCCACCGGCGGCGTGAAGAAGCCCCACCGCTACAGGCCCGGCACCGTGGCTCTGCGGGAGATCCGCCGCTACCAGAAGTCCACCGAGCTGCTGATCCGCAAGCTGCCCTTCCAGCGCCTGGTGAGAGAGATCGCCCAGGACTTCAAGACCGACCTGCGCTTCCAGAGCTCCGCCGTCATGGCTCTGCAGGAGGCCAGCGAGGCTTACCTGGTGGGGCTCTTCGAGGACACCAACCTGTGCGCCATCCACGCCAAGAGGGTGACCATCATGCCCAAAGACATCCAGCTGGCCCGCCGCATCCGCGGGGAGCGCGCTTAGACACGGACCGCCTGCTGCAGCATCTTTTCCCTTGAAcacaaaggctcttttaagagccaccACAACACTCGAGAGGGTCACATTATTCCATTATAGTCTGTACGAGGCACAATTCCCGTCTGGTTAGCGGATAAGTGGAAGCCCTACCGAGAAGCGGTTTTCTACCAACTCGTGTAAAAGCCCCTCTGCacgactgcactgctgcagtacACCAGCGACACACGTCTCCCCTTTTGCTCTAAATTCGTTTTTCAGCATTCATATCCACAtttgaaagtgttcaaatgcatGAGACTATTTTAATGACACAAGAGCGATTGGCATTAAAAGCCCTTCCTCTactcttaattttcttttccgGTGTTTGGCGGGGAGCGCGCTTAGACACGGACCGCCTGCTGCAGGATCTTTCCCCTTGAAcacaaaggctcttttaagaaccaccacaaaaatataaaaaagatcaaatatttcactgctgatgtcctgtactgtattgCAATGTGTTACAGTTGAACACGTATAAAATTGACCCCCCTAATTTCTTAGATTCTTCGGTTTCCGGCATTCAGGCACCTCGGTTTAGTAGGTGATTAAACATGAATGACGGATTTATTCCTACAGTGATTAAAGTCTGAGTACAGTTCATAATCCATACACCGTAgtatgttgtattttctgttccGTATGGGGCGTTTTGGTTCAGAAAAGAGCACCTCGCATGTGCAATGGATTCTGAATTCGATATCGTTCTTCCTAGATACGTGGGTTCGGTATTGACACATTTCTTAATGCTGTCGGTATGGTATGGGTTTAGGTTTCCTTTGCTCTAAAGTTTTACCCTGTAAGAAAAACTGCAAGTCAAAAACGTGCTGCAGCACCGACTATCCTGTATTGCTAGCGCTCGATAAGACTGGGCTTTTCTCGAGTCCAGGTTCAAGCATTCAAACCACGTGGGGAGAATTTGCACAATCCTACAATGCCGTTGGTTAGGGAAGTAATCATGACAATTTCGAAGTGTAGCCTGTTTAAAGTTGCTGTGGTGGAGAGCTCTCCGGCAGGGAAGAGGTTCCTGTGCAGTCTGGGCTGCTGCTGCAGTCGGAGAGGAGGCGGGCTCGTGTGTCAGCGCGCCTCCTGTCTCAAGCAGGTCCGCTCTCAGGCTTGAAAAGAGAAGCGCCGCGGCTGcagcccagcagtgtgtgtcGTGTCACTAACTGATAACTTGAAGATGTCTGGAAGAGGCAAAGGCGGAAAGGGACTCGGGAAAGGAGGTGCTAAGCGTCACCGCAAGGTTCTCCGCGACAACATCCAGGGAATCACCAAGCCCGCCATCCGCCGCCTGGCTCGCCGTGGGGGAGTGAAGCGGATCTCCGGGCTGATCTACGAGGAGACCCGCggggtgctgaaggtgttcctggagaacgTCATCCGCGACGCCGTCACCTACACCGAGCACGCCAAGAGGAAGACCGTCACCGCCATGGACGTGGTGTACGCGCTGAAGCGCCAGGGCCGCACCCTGTACGGCTTCGGCGGCTAAACAGGAGCGGAGCTTCCCTACCGGACTGGACCCCGACGTATAAAcccaaaggctcttttaagagccaccCACCTTTTCAGAAAAGAGCTGAAATCTTTGTGCTTGTGTGTGGAATGAAGCTGTACTTTGAAGGTCTAGCTCGAAATGTAATCGCAGAATAGGTTGACTATCCCACCTTAATGCGCGGTACAGAGCGAGCTGTTTGTGAGTCTGTAAACAAATAACTAATAAAATAACGTTACGGGATGAAACACGTTTTTCTGCCCATAGTTTTCATCCCCCTCACTCGCATTCTTACATGCTTTGCGTTTCTTTCATTGAAGACATTTTCATCTTAAGAGCGCTTATTAGACGTGGTCAAAATGGTAGAAAATTGCAATACGGTCCTGGGAACCGACTGGGGTTCAGCTACTAAACGGTTTGTTTTTCACGCTCGTTTTATGGGTTTTAAGAAAGGAAGCGGTGCTGCTCAGCTCTGTGCGGGAGAAATTCCACTTCATTCGCCAAGAGCCCTTCTCATTAACATTCATTCTGTAGAAAGGGCTCGTGTGAAGGTTTCGTGAGCTCAGACTAATTTGAAAGCAGTGTCAAAGCTCAAAAGTGTTGCTATACAAAGCTGTTGGTTGTTCAAGAGTGATTTTGGGGTTGCCTACAATATCACCCAGAGTCCTTTTGACTCCAAGTTTGCACAAATCGCACATTTTACGCCGATGACATTTTTTTCTAGGGTAGGGGACATAAGCGGAATGAGAGCGGGATTTCAATAAATCTGCACGTTGTGCTAAACGGATCACACGGCCCTTTGTTCCTGAGTGCTCGGgcggaggggagagagaggcgcCTGGAGTCAGAGCGAGCGGCTCAGGCGCTCAGCCGTTTGAATTTCATTGGCGCAGAGCGCAGCCAATAGGAGAGCAGCTCTCTCGCTGACCAATGAGCCGCCTTCTGAGCTGAGCGAGCTGAGTTGCACGCAGCCGCTATAAATAGGGGGCTGTAGAAGCCCTAAGCTCCCATGACTGTGTGCGCAGAGTGCAGTTAAGATGCCTGAACCAGCGAAATCCGCTCCCAAGAAGGGCTCCAAGAAAGCCGTGACCAAGACGGCCGGGAAGGGCGGCAAGAAGCGCAGAAAGACCAGGAAGGAGAGCTACGCCATCTACGTGTACAAGGTGCTGAAGCAGGTGCACCCGGACACCGGCATCTCGTCGAAGGCCATGGGCATCATGAACTCGTTCGTCAGCGACATCTTCGAGCGCATCGCCGGCGAGGCCTCCCGCCTGGCGCACTACAACAAGCGCTCCACCATCACCTCCCGGGAGATCCAGACCGCCGTGCGCCTGCTGCTGCCCGGAGAGCTGGCCAAGCACGCCGTGTCCGAGGGCACCAAGGCCGTCACCAAGTACACCAGCTCCAAGTAAACCCGGCCCGCCCGTCCCGGATCTACGAAcccaaaggctcttttaagagccaccCACAGAGTCCGTGAAAGAGCAATCCTGATTTCTTCCTCAATGCTTCAATTCCCGGTTTTCGACGCTTT
This DNA window, taken from Lepisosteus oculatus isolate fLepOcu1 chromosome 23, fLepOcu1.hap2, whole genome shotgun sequence, encodes the following:
- the LOC138224652 gene encoding histone H3; amino-acid sequence: MARTKQTARKSTGGKAPRKQLATKAARKSAPATGGVKKPHRYRPGTVALREIRRYQKSTELLIRKLPFQRLVREIAQDFKTDLRFQSSAVMALQEASEAYLVGLFEDTNLCAIHAKRVTIMPKDIQLARRIRGERA
- the LOC138224650 gene encoding histone H1-like — its product is MAEEVAPAPAAAPAKAPKKKSAAKPKKAGPSVGELILQAVSASKERSGVSLAALKKSLAAGGYDVEKNNSRVKLAIKSLVTKGTLVQTKGTGASGSFKLNKKQAETKPKPVKKAAAAAKAKKPAAKKPAAAKKPAAAKKSPKKAATKKPAAAKKSPKKAAKPAAAKKATKSPKKAKKPAAPKKAKSPKKAKAAKPKVAKPKTAKAKKAAPKKK
- the LOC138224619 gene encoding histone H2B 1/2, with translation MPEPAKSAPKKGSKKAVTKTAGKGGKKRRKTRKESYAIYVYKVLKQVHPDTGISSKAMGIMNSFVSDIFERIAGEASRLAHYNKRSTITSREIQTAVRLLLPGELAKHAVSEGTKAVTKYTSSK
- the LOC138224747 gene encoding histone H4, producing the protein MSGRGKGGKGLGKGGAKRHRKVLRDNIQGITKPAIRRLARRGGVKRISGLIYEETRGVLKVFLENVIRDAVTYTEHAKRKTVTAMDVVYALKRQGRTLYGFGG
- the LOC138224653 gene encoding histone H2AX-like, whose amino-acid sequence is MSGRGKTGGKARAKAKTRSSRAGLQFPVGRVHRLLRKGNYAERVGAGAPVYLAAVLEYLTAEILELAGNAARDNKKTRIIPRHLQLAVRNDEELNKLLGGVTIAQGGVLPNIQAVLLPKKTEKPAKSKARVKCKMSGRGKTGGKARAKAKTRSSRAGLQFPVGRVHRLLRKGNYAERVGAGAPVYLAAVLEYLTAEILELAGNAARDNKKTRIIPRHLQLAVRNDEELNKLLGGVTIAQGGVLPNIQAVLLPKKTEKPAKSK